One Herpetosiphonaceae bacterium genomic region harbors:
- a CDS encoding DNRLRE domain-containing protein has translation MAFNYKSDHAWYKQRLLLAGLLLLTIVVAAVSPVLYASLSASAQTAGPIAVPAIADTSVSAEFPDQNFGLERSLANDANPEEQSFLRFAVEGIPGPIASATLRLYVLNPSPAASGTVWSMTNTTWDESGVTYTNRPAIDGAPVGGFDHAADDSWVEVNVTSIVAGPGVYSFGISQTGDDGVNFASRDHNNAGRRPHLLITTTEAAVPTVVPTLPPAPSPSAAPTQQPTAAPTQQPTAVPSPSAAPTQQPTAVPSPSAAPTQQPTAAPTQQPTAAPTQAPPKVPAAAVAFPGAEGHGSATPGGRGGRIIYVTTLADSGPGSLRSALEASGPRMVLFRVAGTIELSNDISITQPFVTIAGQSAPGEGVQIKGAMLKIRTHDVVLRHLKVRPGDKLNQSSNNERDAVSMSGTGGDEVYNVVIDHSSLVWGPDIGGAAILTNAHDITIQHSILGEGLYLSNHSEGTTDQNGHSLGLNITQLDLSAHPKRITLHHNLLTTSDQRMPQIMGGELIDVVNNVIYNWGTAAAHGNPRSLNLINNMFIRGPMTRTLLAWKSRTNPENPTPRPGSVFEQGTVTEGFSTVRGDPQSMYSATRFGPYSMRSEQSAQDAYRQIVQGAGATWPVRDSADQRIIANLTQRTGQFLNGAQVVWPTLGSGPLAADADLDGMADTWEQQQFGSTSRGSSSSTSGDFDQDGYTDVEEYLNRTDPRTP, from the coding sequence ATGGCTTTTAACTACAAATCTGATCATGCCTGGTATAAGCAGCGGCTGCTCCTGGCCGGGCTGCTCCTGCTGACAATAGTTGTCGCAGCCGTCAGCCCGGTGCTGTACGCATCGCTGTCTGCGTCGGCCCAGACGGCAGGACCAATCGCGGTTCCTGCGATTGCCGATACGTCCGTCAGCGCTGAGTTCCCCGACCAGAACTTCGGCCTGGAGCGGAGTCTGGCGAACGATGCCAATCCCGAAGAACAAAGCTTTCTCCGCTTCGCCGTCGAGGGCATCCCCGGCCCGATCGCGTCCGCTACCCTGCGGCTGTATGTCCTGAATCCGTCGCCCGCCGCCAGCGGCACGGTCTGGTCGATGACCAATACCACCTGGGATGAATCTGGCGTTACATACACCAATCGACCGGCGATCGACGGCGCGCCCGTTGGGGGCTTCGATCACGCCGCCGATGATTCCTGGGTCGAGGTCAATGTTACGTCGATCGTCGCGGGTCCGGGCGTGTACAGCTTCGGCATCAGCCAGACTGGCGATGATGGAGTCAATTTTGCGTCGCGCGATCATAACAACGCGGGGCGGCGGCCCCATCTGCTGATCACGACGACTGAAGCAGCCGTGCCCACCGTAGTGCCGACGTTGCCGCCCGCTCCGTCGCCCTCGGCAGCGCCGACCCAGCAGCCCACCGCTGCGCCAACCCAGCAGCCTACCGCTGTTCCATCGCCCTCGGCAGCGCCAACCCAGCAGCCCACCGCTGTTCCATCGCCCTCGGCAGCGCCAACCCAGCAGCCCACCGCTGCGCCAACCCAGCAGCCTACCGCTGCGCCGACTCAGGCGCCTCCCAAGGTTCCGGCGGCAGCGGTCGCCTTTCCAGGCGCGGAAGGACATGGCAGCGCAACGCCCGGCGGTCGTGGTGGGCGGATCATCTACGTTACGACACTGGCCGACTCCGGGCCGGGAAGCCTGCGCAGCGCGCTTGAGGCGAGCGGTCCGCGCATGGTGCTCTTCCGCGTCGCGGGAACGATCGAGCTGAGCAACGATATTTCGATCACCCAGCCGTTCGTGACGATCGCCGGCCAGTCTGCGCCGGGCGAGGGCGTGCAGATCAAAGGAGCCATGCTCAAGATTCGCACCCATGATGTTGTGCTGCGCCATCTCAAGGTACGCCCCGGCGACAAGCTCAATCAAAGCTCGAACAACGAGCGCGATGCCGTATCGATGTCCGGGACCGGAGGAGACGAAGTCTACAACGTGGTGATCGATCACAGCTCGCTGGTCTGGGGGCCGGATATTGGCGGCGCCGCGATCCTCACCAACGCGCATGACATCACGATCCAGCACTCAATCCTCGGCGAGGGACTCTATCTTTCCAACCACAGCGAGGGCACAACCGATCAAAATGGTCATTCGCTTGGCCTGAACATCACGCAGCTCGATCTCAGCGCCCACCCGAAGCGGATCACACTGCATCACAACTTGCTGACCACCTCCGATCAGCGAATGCCGCAGATCATGGGCGGTGAGCTGATCGATGTCGTCAACAACGTGATCTACAACTGGGGGACCGCCGCCGCGCATGGCAATCCTCGTTCGCTCAACCTGATCAACAACATGTTCATTCGCGGGCCGATGACGAGAACCTTACTGGCCTGGAAGTCGCGCACCAATCCCGAAAACCCAACGCCACGGCCTGGCTCGGTCTTTGAGCAAGGCACAGTAACGGAAGGCTTCAGCACCGTGCGCGGCGATCCGCAGAGCATGTACAGCGCCACCCGCTTCGGGCCGTACTCGATGCGCTCCGAGCAGAGCGCTCAGGATGCGTATCGTCAGATCGTGCAGGGCGCGGGCGCAACCTGGCCCGTGCGCGACAGCGCGGATCAGCGCATCATCGCCAACCTCACACAGCGAACCGGCCAGTTCCTCAACGGCGCGCAGGTTGTGTGGCCCACGCTCGGCTCCGGCCCGCTGGCCGCCGACGCCGATCTTGACGGCATGGCCGATACCTGGGAGCAGCAGCAGTTTGGATCGACCTCGCGTGGATCGTCGTCCAGCACAAGCGGTGACTTCGATCAGGACGGCTATACCGACGTAGAGGAATATCTGAACCGCACCGATCCACGCACTCCTTAG